The following proteins are co-located in the Carettochelys insculpta isolate YL-2023 chromosome 33, ASM3395843v1, whole genome shotgun sequence genome:
- the LOC142005155 gene encoding C-signal-like produces MAGLNLCSVLVTGANQGIGLEFVKQLLGNSNPPEWVFATCREAAGERMQELQKLEAKHPNLVIIALDVTDPASIKAAAARVETHLKGSGLNLLINNAGMAKLSTLESETPEDMALVYATNVTRPLLVSQAFLPLLKQAAQGSPQTGLSCSKAAIVNMSSEAGSIRNLYLWHLGQVISYRCSKAALNMLTKCQALGYGGDGILSVAVHPGWVQTDMGNSDSIQAPVTVEASVRGMLHVLSTLCEKDNGGFVNWEGKVLPW; encoded by the exons aTGGCTGGCTTGAATCTCTGCAGCGTTCTGGTGACCGGGGCCAATCAAGGAATTGGTCTGGAATTCGTCAAGCAGCTTCTGGGGAACTCCAACCCaccggagtgggtctttgccacctgccgggaagcagcaggagagcGAATGCAG GAATTGCAGAAGCTGGAGGCCAAACATCCGAACCTGGTGATCATTGCGCTGG ATGTCACAGACCCAGCCAGCATCAAGGCGGCGGCAGCCAGAGTTGAGACACACCTGAAAGGCTCGGGGCTGAATCTGCTGATAAACAACGCTGGGATGGCGAAGTTGAGCACACTGGAGTCAGAGACACCagaggacatggccctggtgtacgCGACCAACGTGACGAGGCCGTTGCTGGTGAGCCA G gccttcctgcccttgctgaagcaggctgcccagggaagcccccagacagggctgagctgcagcaaggcggccatcGTCAACATGTCCAGCGAGGCTGGCTCCATCCGGAATCTTTACCTCTGGCATCTGGGACAAgtcatctcctatcgctgcagcaag gctgctctgaacatgctcaccaagtgccaggccttggggtatggtggagacgggatcctgagtgtcgctgtccatcctggctgggtgcagacagacatggggaaTTCTGACTCCATCCAG gccccagtgacggtggaggcgagtgtcagagggatgctgcacgtgctctccacgctctgcgagaaggacaatggaggctttgtgaactgggaagggaaagttcttccttggtga